One window of the Dreissena polymorpha isolate Duluth1 chromosome 5, UMN_Dpol_1.0, whole genome shotgun sequence genome contains the following:
- the LOC127831958 gene encoding uncharacterized protein LOC127831958: MTDTKQDVEAVPISPTSAVHQGCSVGSKQDEVSKPQINDAFKHITDNGVNSESEDSNDEEEIHEADDLTENAIEEDMETVPVSTLGAVQGCSVRSNPDKVTEPKKSGNNRPKTGEVVKLTEHQHRLLKTLFKTNIAMRRELQKDECEKVSRKHDALQNLTWKKIKNTVHNWIMAEKRKTKRY; the protein is encoded by the exons ATGACTG ACACAAAGCAGGATGTGGAGGCTGTGCCAATATCCCCGACCAGTGCGGTACACCAGGGTTGCAGTGTCGGTTCAAAACAAGATGAGGTGTCAAAGCCCCAGATAAATGACGCTTTCAAGCACATCACTG ATAATGGTGTAAACAGTGAGAGTGAGGATAGCAATGATGAAGAGGAAATTCATGAAGCAGATGACTTGACTGAAA ATGCCATAGAGGAAGATATGGAGACTGTGCCAGTATCCACACTGGGTGCTGTACAGGGTTGTAGTGTCAGATCTAATCCGGATAAGGTGACAGAGCCCAAGAAAAGTGGCAATAACCGGCCCAAGACTG GAGAAGTAGTGAAGCTTACAGAACATCAGCACAGGCTACTTAAAACtttgttcaaaacaaatatagCAATGAGAAGGGAACTACAGAAAGATGAGTGTGAAAAGGTTTCTAGGAAACATGACGCTCTTCAGAACCTCACCTGGAAAAAAATTAAGAACACTGTCCATAATTGGATAATGGCTGAGAAACGGAAAACAAAAAGATATTAA
- the LOC127831339 gene encoding uncharacterized protein LOC127831339, which produces MPPRSRKRRMEVAEALRAIETPDVGPGTSTDHAEVAPAPVEPLESSNDQGVLNMFNHVPITVRQKIWNGEFIELRSLLPKHNDSTLQKVQVVKGEIIVSEKGVVKNFDKIEMWSDAFLIYMAIFLMKHGARHLELIQYMHNIRYDRQFRFKIAQNPNCRWDSIDPELWMMAMYPAPLVSLSEQRPCYSYNNTGYCSSVNCQYAHKCVKCGSQHPALYCFRRWDKLAQLLPPSAKRITNCRSKGVQSTIQLEIAKPFIM; this is translated from the exons ATGCCACCACGCTCGAGGAAACGGAGAATGGAAGTGGCAGAGGCTTTGCGGGCCATAGAGACGCCGGATGTAGGTCCAGGCACCAGCACGGACCACGCGGAAGTGGCACCTGCCCCGGTGGAACCACTGGAATCCAGTAACGATCAAGGTGTGTTAAATATGTTCAACCATGTGCCAATTACCGTAAGGCAAAAAATTTGGAATGGGGAATTTATCGAACTTAGATCGTTGCTCCCCAAACATAACGACAGTACTTTACAAAAGGTACAGGTTGTTAAGGGTGAAATAATTGTGTCTGAAAAAGGGGTTGTCAAGaattttgacaaaattgaaatgtgGTCTGATGCCTTTCTTATCTATATGGCTATTTTCCTCATGAAACATGGGGCTAGACATTTAGAGCTGATTCAGTACATGCACAATATACGA TATGATAGGCAATTCCGTTTCAAAATTGCACAAAATCCAAACTGTCGTTGGGATTCCATCGATCCAGAATTATGGATGATGGCTATGTATCCTGCACCACTTGTTTCGTTGTCTGAGCAAAGACCTTGCTATTCTTATAACAACACGGGTTATTGTTCATCTGTTAACTGTCAGTATGCCCACAAATGTGTTAAATGTGGCTCTCAACACCCAGCGCTTTATTGCTTCCGGCGA TGGGACAAGCTGGCCCAACTACTCCCACCAAGCGCAAAAAGAATCACCAACTGTCGTTCCAAAGGGGTTCAATCAACTATTCAGTTAGAGATCGCCAA GCCATTTATCATGTAA